The sequence below is a genomic window from Longimicrobiaceae bacterium.
GCGCTGCACCTGGAGGCGCGCTCCCCCCGCCGGCTGCTGGAGGGGACCGAGGAGCGCCTCCGCCGCGCCACGGACGACCTGCACGACGGGATGCGCCGCCGCCTGGAAGACCTCGCCGCGGAGGCCGCGGACGCGCAGGCGGAGATGGACGCGTCGGTCCACGACCGCCTGGAGGCGCTGGAGCAGCGCCTCGCCCTGGGCGCGGAGGGGCTGGACGCCCGCTCCCCGCTCCGCGTGCTCGCCCGCGGCTACGCCGTGGTCTCCCGCGGCGAGGACGGCCGCCCAGTCCGCAGCGCCGCCGAGGTGGGCCCGGACGACCGCCTCCGCGTCCGCCTGGCCGACGGAGAGCTCCGGGTCCGCGTGGAAGAGACCGTCCCGGAGCCGCAGGCCCCACCCGAGCCACTCGCACCCTGAGCGACCGCATGGCCCGCACCTCTGCCCCGCCCGCCCCCGACGCGTCCGCCGAGCCCCGCCTGGGCGAGCTGCTCGCGCGCCTGGAGGAGATCCGCCGC
It includes:
- a CDS encoding exodeoxyribonuclease VII large subunit codes for the protein ALHLEARSPRRLLEGTEERLRRATDDLHDGMRRRLEDLAAEAADAQAEMDASVHDRLEALEQRLALGAEGLDARSPLRVLARGYAVVSRGEDGRPVRSAAEVGPDDRLRVRLADGELRVRVEETVPEPQAPPEPLAP